Proteins from a single region of Nitrososphaerota archaeon:
- a CDS encoding antibiotic biosynthesis monooxygenase — MARRKPKDGPQTEESQPAIARIWHGVTPKSKRDEFIHYVGATGMKEIKSSKGNRGAYLFTRDVGDNTEFVVISLWDSEDAIQEFTGADIKKAKYYRRDSEFLAELEPGVAHFHVASKV; from the coding sequence TTGGCTAGGCGAAAGCCAAAGGACGGACCTCAGACAGAAGAGTCCCAGCCGGCGATAGCGAGGATCTGGCACGGGGTCACGCCCAAATCGAAGCGGGACGAGTTCATCCACTATGTGGGTGCCACCGGGATGAAGGAGATCAAGAGCTCAAAGGGGAACAGAGGGGCGTATCTCTTCACGCGCGACGTCGGAGACAACACCGAGTTCGTGGTCATCTCCCTGTGGGACTCGGAGGACGCCATCCAGGAGTTCACCGGGGCCGACATCAAGAAGGCGAAGTACTATAGGAGGGACAGCGAGTTCCTGGCCGAGCTGGAGCCGGGAGTCGCCCATTTCCACGTGGCGAGTAAGGTCTAG
- a CDS encoding ABC transporter permease yields the protein MGESSGISFIVGYVRRDKVALAGAIGITVFLGFSLVQGVLEVVGNYIRDKALTYAILPSNPFTFDFTLKLAPPSLVNFPVGIFGYDAEGRSIMSRILFAAPRDALAALVVVGSAILIGMLLGISAGYIGGWADEILMRLTDAFLAFPIILLAIAFSLILGNGYQVVLVTLVIIWWPSYARFFRAQALSIKSRGYVEASRLSGLSSIRIILRHIFPNAIDPIVAIATLDFGNVILTYSTLAFLSIGVTVGMPEWGAMSASGLQYVPRVWWYALFPSIAIMLVVVFFSLLGDRIQDLVGGRISY from the coding sequence TTGGGAGAGTCGAGCGGCATCTCCTTCATCGTCGGGTACGTCAGGAGAGACAAGGTCGCTCTCGCCGGCGCCATCGGCATAACCGTATTCCTCGGTTTCTCCCTCGTCCAAGGGGTTCTTGAAGTCGTAGGGAATTACATCCGGGACAAGGCTCTCACATATGCGATATTGCCGTCGAACCCCTTCACTTTCGACTTCACCCTGAAACTCGCGCCTCCTTCGCTCGTCAATTTCCCGGTTGGGATATTCGGTTACGACGCCGAAGGCAGGAGCATCATGTCCAGGATCTTGTTTGCCGCCCCCAGAGACGCGCTGGCCGCCCTGGTGGTGGTCGGCTCGGCCATCCTGATAGGGATGCTGCTTGGGATTTCGGCCGGATACATCGGAGGATGGGCGGACGAGATCCTGATGAGGCTCACCGACGCTTTCCTCGCTTTCCCGATCATACTTCTGGCCATCGCCTTTTCTCTCATCCTGGGGAACGGGTACCAAGTCGTGCTCGTTACCCTCGTGATAATATGGTGGCCGTCCTACGCCAGGTTCTTCCGCGCCCAGGCGCTGAGCATAAAATCCAGAGGATATGTCGAGGCGTCACGACTCAGCGGGCTGAGCTCGATCAGGATAATACTCCGACACATCTTCCCGAACGCCATTGATCCGATAGTGGCGATCGCCACCCTCGACTTCGGGAACGTGATTCTCACCTATTCCACCCTCGCTTTCCTCAGCATCGGGGTGACGGTCGGGATGCCTGAATGGGGTGCCATGTCGGCGAGCGGGCTACAGTACGTCCCCCGCGTCTGGTGGTACGCGCTCTTCCCCAGTATCGCCATAATGTTGGTCGTCGTTTTCTTCTCGCTCCTGGGAGACAGGATTCAGGACTTGGTTGGCGGGAGGATATCGTACTAA
- a CDS encoding ABC transporter permease has product MAQGFLFFVARRAVNAVITVFLMVALIFIIIHLVAPTPEDLARIYVGPKFPPKELLALAKRLGLTQPIYVQFVNYVIGFFQGNLGTDTIYNIPEILVIEEYFPITLNMVILGTLGGVLIGIFTGAIAASNRNTKADYGVKGVYLATWAAPPFMVGIFLQLVLAYYLNLLPTGGVANPLLLVPAPVTGIPLIDSILAHNWTYLFSWARHLMLPAVTIALISFGSITRLTRATMVDALDKDYVKLAYMKGLGKSKVVWGTAFRNAVIPIITLLALTFATTVGGAVVVEDIFSYHGIGYFAVQAAYQLDYPALIAIAVIVGFAVIIANFIADVLYGVMDPRVRLT; this is encoded by the coding sequence ATGGCTCAAGGGTTCCTGTTCTTCGTCGCAAGGAGAGCAGTGAACGCCGTCATAACCGTCTTCCTTATGGTGGCGCTGATATTCATCATCATACATCTCGTCGCTCCCACCCCAGAGGACCTAGCGAGAATATACGTCGGCCCGAAGTTCCCGCCGAAGGAACTCCTCGCGCTTGCCAAGAGGCTAGGACTGACCCAGCCAATCTACGTCCAGTTCGTCAACTACGTGATCGGCTTCTTTCAGGGGAACCTGGGCACCGACACCATATACAACATCCCGGAGATACTGGTGATTGAGGAGTACTTTCCAATCACGCTGAACATGGTCATCCTCGGAACGCTTGGCGGCGTGCTCATCGGAATATTCACCGGAGCGATCGCGGCGTCGAACAGGAACACAAAGGCCGACTATGGCGTGAAGGGCGTATACCTGGCGACCTGGGCAGCGCCTCCATTTATGGTGGGGATCTTCCTCCAACTCGTACTAGCGTACTATCTGAACCTCCTTCCCACCGGGGGAGTCGCCAACCCCTTGCTCCTCGTCCCGGCTCCAGTGACCGGGATTCCGTTGATAGACTCCATCTTGGCACACAACTGGACATACCTGTTTAGCTGGGCCCGGCACCTGATGCTCCCTGCAGTCACCATAGCCCTGATAAGCTTCGGGAGCATAACAAGGCTGACGAGGGCTACAATGGTGGACGCCCTCGACAAAGACTACGTAAAACTGGCATACATGAAGGGACTGGGGAAGAGCAAGGTCGTGTGGGGCACCGCTTTCAGGAACGCTGTCATCCCGATCATCACGCTGCTTGCTCTGACCTTTGCCACTACGGTGGGAGGAGCCGTTGTCGTGGAGGACATATTCTCATATCATGGCATTGGTTACTTCGCGGTCCAGGCGGCTTACCAGCTCGACTACCCTGCCTTGATCGCCATCGCGGTGATTGTGGGTTTCGCCGTCATCATTGCAAACTTCATAGCGGACGTTTTGTACGGCGTGATGGACCCGAGGGTGAGGCTGACTTAG
- a CDS encoding ABC transporter ATP-binding protein: MLLEVKGLRITYRTVYGYLEAVKGLDLSIEKGETVAVVGESGCGKSTVGHSLVRLLPPNAKYEGSVNFNGKDVFSLTGMELRAFRGNDVFMIFQDPLNSLNPVKRVDNQMLEAVMMREKVAGREFDREAAYKEVVRELTEVRMPDPDVILRRYPHQLSGGQIQRVVIAMALVMKPKLLVADEPTSALDVTIQAQVMKLIKDLKKEYGMSVLFITHDMAVAYTIADRFLVMYAGELSELGPVDMVVANPLHPYTIALVNSIPTKSHRQGELVAIPGSPPNMLAPPSGCRFNPRCPKVMEICRTADPATKGVDQRLLRCHLFD; the protein is encoded by the coding sequence TTGCTCCTGGAGGTCAAGGGACTCCGCATAACCTATCGCACCGTCTACGGCTACCTTGAGGCGGTAAAGGGACTGGACCTCTCGATAGAGAAGGGAGAGACCGTGGCGGTGGTTGGGGAGAGCGGATGCGGGAAGTCGACTGTCGGGCACTCCCTAGTGAGGCTCCTCCCCCCAAATGCGAAATATGAGGGCTCTGTGAACTTCAACGGGAAGGACGTCTTCAGTCTGACGGGCATGGAGTTGAGGGCGTTCCGTGGGAACGACGTCTTCATGATTTTCCAAGACCCGCTGAACAGCCTCAACCCTGTCAAGCGGGTCGACAACCAGATGCTCGAGGCGGTGATGATGAGAGAGAAGGTCGCAGGGAGGGAGTTCGACCGAGAAGCGGCTTACAAGGAGGTAGTCAGGGAGCTCACGGAGGTCAGGATGCCCGACCCGGACGTGATATTGCGGCGCTATCCGCACCAGCTTTCTGGAGGTCAGATCCAGAGGGTGGTAATCGCCATGGCGCTTGTGATGAAACCCAAGCTCCTGGTAGCGGACGAACCCACCTCCGCCCTTGACGTGACCATCCAGGCGCAAGTGATGAAGCTCATCAAGGACCTGAAGAAAGAGTACGGCATGTCGGTCCTCTTCATAACCCATGACATGGCTGTTGCGTACACAATCGCGGACAGGTTCCTCGTCATGTACGCGGGCGAGCTCTCGGAACTCGGTCCGGTAGACATGGTGGTGGCCAACCCTCTGCACCCCTATACAATCGCGCTCGTAAACAGCATCCCGACAAAGTCCCACAGGCAAGGAGAGCTGGTGGCCATTCCAGGCTCGCCGCCGAACATGCTGGCGCCTCCGTCCGGATGCAGATTCAATCCGCGGTGCCCCAAGGTGATGGAGATATGCCGAACCGCGGACCCGGCAACGAAAGGAGTGGACCAGAGGTTGCTCAGGTGCCATCTATTTGACTGA
- a CDS encoding ABC transporter ATP-binding protein, translated as MFKTVAATRWFEASKRGFIQSVIARSPKVWVKAVDGVDIEIKQGEILALVGESGSGKTTLGRMLATLETTSNGDIYFMEEKVSKKIWRKVRSRVQMVFQNPTDSLDPRMPIKDIVIEPLHKSGVSKGDKQAQFATALELVGLDAKTFAQRRIRDLSGGQRQRIAVARAIIGNPTFVVLDEPTSALDASVQAQVLNLLARIHDELELTYLFITHNIAVARFISDRIAVMYAGKVVETGPTERVISDPKHPYTQALLKSVPTVKSHEVVPPTGEVPSLVVLPTGCRFHPRCPYVMDVCREKEPGLKGVGEVQAACWLY; from the coding sequence GTGTTCAAGACGGTGGCGGCCACGAGATGGTTCGAGGCTTCCAAGAGAGGGTTCATCCAGTCTGTCATCGCCAGGTCGCCCAAGGTCTGGGTGAAGGCCGTGGACGGCGTGGACATCGAGATAAAGCAGGGAGAGATTCTCGCGCTGGTGGGGGAAAGCGGAAGCGGGAAGACGACTCTCGGGAGGATGCTCGCGACCCTCGAAACGACCTCCAACGGGGACATTTACTTCATGGAGGAGAAGGTCTCCAAGAAGATATGGAGGAAGGTCAGGAGCCGGGTACAGATGGTCTTCCAGAACCCCACGGACAGCCTAGACCCGAGGATGCCCATCAAGGACATCGTGATAGAGCCCCTCCACAAGTCGGGGGTCAGCAAGGGCGACAAGCAAGCCCAGTTCGCAACCGCCCTTGAGCTCGTGGGCCTGGACGCGAAGACTTTCGCTCAGAGGAGAATCCGTGACCTTTCTGGCGGTCAAAGGCAGAGGATAGCCGTCGCAAGGGCCATCATCGGAAACCCGACGTTCGTAGTCTTGGACGAGCCGACTTCGGCGCTAGACGCGTCCGTCCAGGCCCAGGTCCTGAACCTCCTCGCCAGGATTCATGACGAACTCGAGCTGACTTACCTCTTCATAACTCACAACATCGCGGTGGCGCGCTTCATCTCTGACAGGATTGCGGTGATGTACGCAGGAAAGGTGGTCGAGACCGGCCCGACTGAGCGGGTGATCAGCGACCCCAAGCACCCATACACCCAGGCCTTGCTGAAATCAGTCCCAACAGTCAAGTCGCACGAAGTAGTTCCTCCGACAGGAGAAGTCCCTAGCCTCGTCGTTCTGCCCACGGGGTGCAGGTTCCACCCTCGTTGCCCCTATGTCATGGACGTCTGCAGGGAGAAGGAGCCCGGCCTGAAGGGGGTAGGAGAAGTCCAAGCCGCCTGCTGGCTCTACTGA